Proteins encoded in a region of the Haloglomus salinum genome:
- a CDS encoding DUF7311 family protein, whose amino-acid sequence MSGPLRTTLAVLLAGALLTAGLAAADQARETRTATRLDETATQLLDAADRLAARSDPTRSGVARRTVTVHVPAGGTLSIERGVIRWRVDRGPWHRRQPSMALETGATTLDLAAGRHRLRLALRLRAGSPVVSVSRIPEVETGSRDQRPHVRRT is encoded by the coding sequence ATGAGCGGTCCGCTCCGGACCACTCTGGCGGTCCTGCTCGCGGGGGCACTCCTGACCGCCGGGCTCGCGGCTGCCGACCAGGCTCGCGAGACACGAACAGCGACGCGTCTCGACGAAACCGCGACACAGTTGCTCGACGCGGCCGACCGGCTCGCGGCGCGGAGCGACCCGACCCGTTCGGGCGTCGCCCGGCGGACCGTGACCGTCCACGTCCCGGCGGGCGGCACCCTCAGCATCGAACGCGGCGTCATCCGGTGGCGAGTCGACCGCGGACCATGGCACCGCCGGCAGCCATCGATGGCGCTCGAGACGGGAGCGACGACCCTCGACCTCGCAGCTGGACGCCACCGGCTCCGCCTCGCGCTCCGGCTTCGGGCCGGGTCGCCCGTCGTCAGCGTGTCCCGCATCCCGGAAGTTGAAACCGGAAGCCGGGACCAGCGACCCCATGTTCGACGGACTTGA
- a CDS encoding ATPase, T2SS/T4P/T4SS family, translating to MFDGLDTLLGTEEKREQAACACDPGPAEAGETFHVDASDCPGAGRIASEPACRETTVAAVGGQDVRAIRTEHGGVERWYEGLAVALLVAAGRFADTARVHDPALARRARREPLVAAARAAGRSDAVSHAAAESGLLAVAEAAADEAAAAEDNCLAPLVGPALTHSLVERAPPPDGVLADRYELDTGAVVRLYDRPDAEAPRRYHIEPPVVRFSAAALATLAAARRALADGADDPTAAVEAALAEPGDTEAVEPDVVALAAALAKHTRGAGVLSDLFADDAVSDVFATAPVAETPLRVRRDDESMTTNVRLAREGASVLAGRFRRASGRAFARSSPTLAATTEVAGRRVRVSGVTGPVSDGHAFALRAHDREAWRLCDLVANGTLTPEVAGLLSLAVERGVACLVTGERGAGKTTLLGALLWELPAGSRTVLVEDTPELPAAALREAGRDVQALRVGTGDGAELSPAEALRTALRLGESALVVGEVRGEEAAVLYEAMRVGAGGSAVLGTVHGDGAATVRERMVTDLGVPESSFADTDLLVTVGARETTRGRERRVRRVEEVVRTDDGGAAFAPLYEAEDGSLVAAERLGGGASAVVADLCEPGESYAETLAAAKARGETLTTEAGADA from the coding sequence ATGTTCGACGGACTTGACACGCTGCTGGGGACCGAGGAGAAACGCGAGCAAGCGGCGTGTGCGTGCGACCCAGGCCCCGCCGAGGCCGGCGAGACCTTCCACGTCGACGCGTCGGACTGCCCCGGCGCCGGCCGCATCGCTTCCGAGCCGGCCTGTCGCGAGACCACCGTAGCGGCGGTCGGCGGGCAGGACGTTCGAGCCATCCGAACGGAGCACGGGGGCGTCGAACGGTGGTACGAGGGGCTGGCGGTCGCGCTGCTGGTCGCGGCCGGTCGCTTCGCCGACACGGCTCGTGTCCACGACCCGGCACTTGCACGGCGGGCACGGCGCGAACCGCTGGTCGCGGCGGCCCGGGCGGCAGGGCGGTCGGATGCCGTGTCTCACGCGGCCGCCGAGAGCGGGCTGCTAGCCGTCGCCGAAGCTGCGGCCGACGAAGCGGCCGCCGCCGAGGACAACTGTCTCGCGCCACTCGTCGGGCCCGCACTCACCCACTCGCTGGTCGAACGGGCACCCCCGCCAGACGGGGTCCTCGCCGACCGATACGAGCTCGACACCGGAGCGGTGGTTCGGCTCTACGACCGGCCCGACGCGGAGGCGCCGCGCCGGTACCACATCGAGCCGCCGGTCGTCCGGTTCTCCGCCGCCGCGCTCGCGACGCTCGCGGCCGCCCGCCGGGCGCTCGCCGACGGCGCCGACGATCCGACCGCAGCGGTCGAGGCTGCACTGGCCGAACCCGGCGATACCGAGGCCGTCGAACCCGACGTGGTCGCACTCGCTGCCGCCCTCGCGAAACACACCCGCGGTGCAGGGGTTCTCTCGGACCTGTTCGCCGACGACGCGGTCTCGGACGTCTTCGCCACCGCGCCGGTCGCCGAGACGCCGCTCCGGGTCCGCCGCGACGACGAGTCGATGACCACGAACGTCCGGCTGGCTCGCGAGGGAGCCTCGGTACTGGCTGGACGGTTCCGCCGAGCCTCGGGACGGGCGTTCGCTCGCTCCTCGCCCACACTGGCCGCGACGACGGAGGTCGCGGGGCGCCGCGTCCGTGTCTCGGGGGTCACGGGGCCGGTCAGCGACGGACACGCCTTCGCGCTCCGGGCCCACGACCGGGAGGCATGGCGCCTCTGTGACCTCGTCGCGAACGGGACCCTCACTCCCGAGGTCGCTGGACTGCTGTCGCTGGCGGTCGAGCGCGGCGTGGCCTGTCTCGTGACGGGCGAGCGCGGGGCCGGGAAGACGACGCTGCTCGGCGCGCTCCTCTGGGAACTCCCGGCCGGGAGCCGGACCGTCCTCGTCGAGGACACGCCGGAGCTGCCGGCGGCAGCGCTCCGGGAGGCCGGTCGCGACGTGCAGGCGCTCCGGGTCGGAACCGGCGACGGTGCCGAGCTGTCCCCGGCCGAGGCGCTCCGGACGGCGCTCCGCCTCGGGGAGAGCGCGCTCGTCGTCGGTGAGGTCCGCGGCGAGGAGGCGGCGGTCCTCTACGAGGCGATGCGTGTCGGCGCCGGCGGCTCGGCCGTCCTCGGCACCGTCCACGGGGACGGGGCCGCGACCGTCCGCGAACGGATGGTGACGGACCTCGGCGTTCCGGAGTCGTCGTTCGCCGACACGGACCTGCTGGTGACCGTCGGTGCCCGGGAGACGACCCGGGGCCGGGAGCGACGGGTCCGCCGCGTGGAGGAGGTTGTCAGGACCGACGACGGAGGTGCGGCGTTCGCCCCACTCTACGAGGCCGAGGACGGCTCGCTCGTCGCGGCGGAACGGCTCGGCGGCGGCGCGAGCGCGGTTGTCGCCGACCTGTGCGAGCCGGGGGAGTCGTACGCCGAGACACTCGCCGCCGCGAAAGCGCGTGGCGAGACGCTGACGACAGAGGCGGGGGCGGACGCGTGA